One window of the Colletotrichum destructivum chromosome 4, complete sequence genome contains the following:
- a CDS encoding Putative Tle1 phospholipase, alpha/Beta hydrolase, with protein MVPSIRGARKRLIVCCDGTWMDSLGSKGSEPQSNVTRISRVLRRTCQDGTHQIIMYHAGVGSSESKVDKLTGGLFGVGLDQSIREVYNFICTNYVDGDDIILIGFSRGAFTARSVADMIATVGLLTSQGLEWFYGVFEDYENMGSTDRDLGDFLYPDILPYRGEKGAAKVKWETERRLGYKSWLSKNGLARYTYEDGQAVRDIAIKAVGVWDTVGTLGIPPAPFANTQISDLVENAFHALALDEPRYAFRPALWEKLDGNKTNLKQVWFPGNHAGVGGGWHEQQIANITLAWMCDQLSTVGVEFNQGRMQDIFTQSLRYSAGHPFSYVPSSQWTSWLWPKQQLPWANPKICPVEASSIRRDESECDGKDRHPIGSEQELWKTARPWGLGQIRYPTSRLQTMAGTTVRHPGTFMRTDPETNEDTDQPLLHTNERIHSSVRVRLACQGLGMDDAEIWDCKPLTKDDDGGELWKLQRGSGLDLSSSAETRKPRELDADAEGYDARLYPVEKDDGLWQWVFAGADGHPEAVPLVRTLPEEPMTGYWERYLLALTAGSPDVWRWAEENPPFGLS; from the exons ATGGTTCCAAGCATCCGGGGCGCTCGCAAGCGTCTGATTGTCTGCTGCGATGGCACATGGATGGACTCTCTGGGTAGCAAAGG CTCGGAGCCCCAATCCAACGTGACCCGGATCTCGCGCGTTCTCCGACGGACGTGCCAGGACGGCACTCATCAGATCATCATGTATCATGCTGGTGTCGGTAGCTCAGAGAGCAAGGTAGACAAGCTCACTGGAGGCCTGTTCGGTGTCGGCCTTGACCAG AGCATCAGAGAGGTATACAATTTCATTTGCACCAACTATGTGGATGGAGATGACATCATCCTGATTGGATTCTCCCGCGGTGCCTTTACTGCGCGCTCCGTTGCCGACATGATTGCGACTGTTGGCTTGCTGACCTCTCAGGGGCTCGAATGGTTCTATGGCGTCTTTGAAGACTACGAGAACATGGGGAGCACCGATCGTGACTTGGGCGATTTCTTGTATCCCGATATACTACCATACCGAGGCGAGAAGGGGGCCGCCAAGGTGAAGTGGGAGACGGAGCGAAGATTAGGATACAAATCCTGGCTCAGCAAG AACGGTCTTGCAAGGTACACTTATGAGGACGGCCAAGCTGTGCGTGACATTGCCATCAAAGCCGTCGGTGTCTGGGACACAGTGGGCACCTTAGGAATCCCTCCGGCTCCA TTCGCCAACACTCAGATATCAGACCTTGTGGAGAACGCGTTCCACGCTCTGGCTCTCGATGAACCTCGGTACGCGTTCCGCCCAGCGCTGTGGGAGAAGCTCGACGGCAACAAAACCAATCTCAAGCAAGTTTGGTTCCCGGGCAATCACGCCGGCGTCGGAGGGGGTTGGCACGAGCAGCAAATTGCCAACATCACCCTGGCCT GGATGTGTGACCAACTGTCTACCGTTGGGGTTGAGTTCAACCAGGGCCGAATGCAAGACATCTTCACGCAAAGCCTGCGGTACTCTGCCGGACATCCATTCTCCTATGTCCCTTCGAGCCAATGGACGTCGTGGCTGTGGCCAAAGCAGCAACTGCCGTGGGCAAACCCCAAGATCTGTCCGGTCGAGGCGTCGAGTATTCGTCGCGACGAGTCTGAATGCGACGGAAAGGACCGCCATCCCATAGGCAGTGAGCAAGAGCTGTGGAAGACGGCCCGTCCCTGGGGCCTAGGTCAGATCCGGTATCCCACCAGTCGACTCCAGACCATGGCGGGGACCACTGTCCGGCACCCCGGGACTTTCATGCGTACTGATCCGGAAACCAACGAGGACACCGACCAGCCCTTGCTTCACACGAATGAGAGAATCCACAGTAGCGTGAGGGTTCGTCTAGCCTGCCAGGGCCTAGGGATGGATGACGCGGAAATATGGGACTGCAAGCCTCTCaccaaggacgacgatgggggAGAGCTCTGGAAGCTGCAACGCGGGTCTGGGCTAGACCTCTCCTCGTCTGCTGAGACCCGTAAGCCAAGGGAGTTGGATGCTGACGCCGAGGGTTACGACGCCAGGCTCTATcccgtcgagaaggacgaTGGGCTCTGGCAGTGGGTTTTTGCTGGTGCAGATGGGCACCCCGAAGCCGTTCCGCTTGTTAGAACCCTGCCGGAGGAGCCCATGACGGGATACTGGGAACGGTACCTGCTTGCTTTGACAGCGGGAAGCCCCGACGTGTGGAGGTGGGCGGAGGAGAACCCTCCTTTTGGCTTGAGCTAG
- a CDS encoding Putative zn(2)Cys(6) fungal-type DNA-binding domain, fungal transcription factor, translating to MVFLGRPSEACGPCREGRLRCDRLQPGCTQCSRKQITCPGYRDPSEFYFRDETANAAFKVQNRKPRRRLPAKTRQRTKTQAGEESQEQQQQQQQQSHCVSSGTESATASASVTTKIKTTQLVGSVIKPDDGSSKAPAAAKTTREHAVVRYRALSQPLGDLARAYFMTDYIASSPFDYLPELCPHGLTGNNAMSASLLATSFASLSLKMSDPRMMKQARVQYANALSQTNQALSSPKLAVEDSTLAAVLLLGLFEAMVFSGQQSLDSWNLHTLGSIELLRLRGARQFETPLGRKLFFHLSSNIRTCCAHSKTPVPLRFLKIYEGARPYLDLGDPFLEMTEIVDRVATLRSRIAHLEDPQRHEVLFEALGLDAATARLGQEVPEEWRFCARLPGERSPMSYKGMSFRYPSLRVLRYWNSLRMIRMFLNDVIWMQASLMLDRGPDPDDETDYEGLQRSANRKMSTLVVEVLGSCGEYLEFSEDRFSVAARCLIWPLSVIAELSLTPPDARLFALECLDQLSRDNRIPHLVAEATELTGVQSSW from the exons ATGGTCTTCCTAGGCCGTCCGTCAGAGGCGTGTGGCCCCTGTCGCGAGGGAAGACTCAGG TGCGACCGCCTGCAGCCCGGATGCACCCAGTGTTCCCGCAAGCAAATAACCTGTCCCGGGTACAGGGATCCTTCGGAATTTTACTTCAGAGACGAgaccgccaacgccgccttCAAAGTCCAGAATAGGAAACCCAGGAGGCGTTTGCCGGCCAAGACAAGgcagaggacgaagacgcaAGCCGGGGAAGAGTCGCaagaacagcagcagcagcagcagcagcagtcgcACTGCGTAAGCTCAGGCACGGAGTCGGCGACAGCGTCAGCATCAGTAACAACCAAGATCAAAACTACGCAGCTTGTTGGATCCGTAATCAagcccgacgacggctcTTCGAAAgcaccggccgccgccaaaaCAACCCGAGAACATGCCGTCGTTCGCTATCGGGCTCTCTCACAACCCCTTGGCGATCTGGCACGCGCATATTTCATGACGGACTACATAGCCTCTTCGCCCTTTGATTACCTCCCTGAACTCTGCCCTCATGGATTAACGGGCAACAACGCCATGTCGGCGTCGTTACTGGCAACCTCCTTCGCCAGCCTGTCGCTCAAGATGTCCGACCCCAGGATGATGAAGCAGGCCAGGGTCCAATACGCCAACGCCTTGTCCCAGACAAACCAGGCCCTGAGCTCGCCGAaactcgccgtcgaggacagcACGCTGGCggccgtgctgctgctgggacTGTTCGAGGCCATGGTGTTTTCTGGGCAGCAGTCTCTCGACAGCTGGAACCTCCATACGCTCGGCTCCatcgagctcctccgcctgCGTGGGGCCCGTCAGTTCGAGACACCTCTTGGCCGCAAGCTCTTCTTCCACTTGAGCAGCAACATCCGCACGTGCTGCGCGCACAGCAAGACGCCCGTCCCGCTCCGGTTTCTGAAGATTTACGAGGGCGCCAGGCCGTACCTCGACCTAGGCGACCCTTTCCTTGAGATGACGGAAATCGTCGACCGAGTTGCTACTCTGCGGTCGAGAATCGCTCATCTCGAAGACCCTCAGAGACACGAGGTCCTCTTCGAGGCATTAGGCTTGGATGCGGCGACTGCGAGGCTCGGTCAGGAAGTTCCGGAAGAATGGAGGTTCTGCGCAAGGCTACCCGGCGAGAGGTCCCCCATGTCGTACAAGGGCATGTCTTTTCGCTATCCCTCGCTTCGGGTTCTACGGTACTGGAACTCGCTGAGGATGATCCGGATGTTCCTCAACGACGTCATATGGATGCAGGCATCTCTGATGCTTGACCGAGGGCCTGATCCCGATGACGAGACGGACTACGAAGGGCTTCAGAGGTCTGCCAACAGAAAGATGTCGACTCTCGTTGTCGAGGTTCTGGGCAGCTGTGGGGAGTATCTCGAGTTCTCCGAGGACCGGTTCTCTGTTGCGGCAAGGTGCCTGATCTGGCCGCTTTCGGTCATCGCCGAGCTCTCCTTAACGCCTCCCGATGCTCGGCTGTTTGCTCTCGAATGCCTAGACCAGCTGAGTCGTGACAACCGGATCCCACACCTAGTTGCAGAGGCAACCGAGCTGACGGGCGTTCAGTCGAGCTGGTAA
- a CDS encoding Putative heterokaryon incompatibility: MLSGDQIRVLELLPSGDEGPAAPLRGHVHIVSLSSNPDYEAVSYVWGIPDGKTSIEVSGHIFGISSNLDALLRRLRYTNRKRQIWADQICIDQSNLSEKTTQVKMMGDIYSKCRQCLIWMGEIPESVPQSGVEDAIHLLEFMATPDDVNVPEFLSTRDKFIKVFEVLYLIHPHGNTWWSRIWTVQEVILPERKTILWGPKVLSWELLSQAMHTWTTQYMPSLMEILLDEDFQEMNALSANIVWINYGRNSDLPSILVTKWRNRKATDMRDKVFGLLGLVPDHVDLEYTGRRTCESSVAEVFSSLTLDAILSTDSLQPLVLNPRLEDDIATEGISRWAMDLKGFPKRDADTFYRDWAHDHYNACNGRALDRSFLRSTVEDHAGSTRVLGVSGVMVDTVQIISPQRSTAPESDARISENLRAWYKLAASRQPGGVSAATQPEFDEQFCRLVVADILELRDEDDPESQSRMPNAEDLENAWRFVKEGIRSPGELWIKESHMPSQLCNQVFFVTASGMMGMGPWDTLPGDEVWVFDGGNYPFTVRPRNEAGSKAEFDFVGCCYIQGIMFGEWFQKQEELSTQRIYIY, encoded by the coding sequence ATGCTTTCCGGAGATCAGATTCGCGTCCTGGAACTGCTTCCAAGTGGAGACGAAGGTCCAGCCGCTCCGCTTAGAGGCCACGTCCACATTGTATCACTCTCCAGCAATCCTGACTACGAGGCCGTGTCCTACGTTTGGGGTATACCGGATGGAAAGACGAGTATCGAAGTATCCGGGCATATTTTTGGGATCTCCTCCAACCTGGATGCACTGCTACGAAGGCTTCGGTATACCAATCGAAAGAGACAAATATGGGCGGATCAGATCTGCATCGATCAGAGCAACCTGAGCGAGAAGACAACCCaggtgaagatgatgggCGATATTTATTCCAAGTGCCGCCAGTGCTTGATTTGGATGGGTGAGATCCCGGAATCGGTTCCTCAATCTGGGGTGGAGGACGCGATTCACCTGCTAGAGTTCATGGCGACACCAGACGACGTCAATGTGCCCGAGTTTCTCAGCACGAGGGACAAGTTCATAAAGGTCTTCGAAGTCTTGTACTTGATCCATCCCCACGGAAACACCTGGTGGTCGCGCATCTGGACGGTACAAGAAGTTATTCTGCCAGAAAGAAAGACCATTCTTTGGGGGCCGAAGGTGCTCTCATGGGAACTCCTCAGTCAAGCCATGCATACCTGGACAACACAATACATGCCTTCTTTGATGGAGAttcttctcgacgaggacttTCAGGAAATGAATGCTCTATCAGCCAATATTGTATGGATCAACTACGGACGCAACTCTGATCTCCCTTCCATCCTAGTCACCAAATGGCGTAATCGCAAAGCGACGGACATGCGCGACAAAGTCTTTGGGCTTCTTGGATTGGTGCCTGACCATGTAGATTTGGAGTACACCGGCCGGCGTACGTGCGAATCATCTGTCGCAGAGGTTTTCAGTTCTTTGACACTGGATGCCATCCTGTCGACGGACAGTCTCCAGCCACTTGTGCTGAATCCCAGACTGGAGGACGACATTGCAACCGAGGGTATTTCTAGATGGGCGATGGACTTGAAGGGGTTCCCGAAACGCGACGCGGATACTTTCTACAGAGACTGGGCTCATGATCACTACAACGCGTGCAACGGAAGGGCTCTGGATCGGTCATTCTTGCGAAGCACAGTTGAAGATCACGCTGGTTCGACACGCGTCCTTGGCGTCTCCGGTGTCATGGTTGATACGGTCCAAATCATCAGCCCGCAACGAAGCACAGCACCGGAGTCTGATGCCCGAATATCCGAGAACCTGCGAGCTTGGTACAAGCTCGCGGCATCTCGTCAACCAGGAGGGGTTTCTGCCGCTACCCAGCCCGAGTTTGATGAACAGTTTTGTCGGCTTGTCGTTGCCGACATACTAGAATTGCGCGACGAAGATGATCCAGAGTCACAAAGTCGAATGCCGAATGCAGAAGACTTGGAAAACGCTTGGCGATTTGTTAAAGAGGGAATACGAAGCCCTGGTGAGCTCTGGATTAAGGAGTCACACATGCCCAGTCAGTTGTGCAACCAGGTCTTCTTTGTCACAGCGTCTGGCATGATGGGGATGGGTCCTTGGGACACGCTGCCAGGAGATGAGGTTTGGGTATTCGATGGGGGCAACTACCCGTTTACAGTAAGGCCACGCAATGAAGCGGGTAGCAAAGCCGAGTTCGACTTTGTTGGATGTTGTTATATCCAAGGTATCATGTTTGGGGAGTGGTTCCAGAAACAGGAAGAGTTGTCGACTCAGAGAATCTACATTTACTAG
- a CDS encoding Putative transcription initiation factor TFIID, 23-30kDa subunit, which translates to MSTTAPENAEQAPTAPNTQEVAPPAEGTAAAAPADAAAVPEAVAPGPEPKAITRKDMSLREFLTKMDDYAPIIPDAVTNYYMTKAGLPPPPQTDPRLARLLALATQKFIADISADAYQYSRIRASNSNANNPMGNLGAAAGFPIPGQPTGPAGAKDQGRGGPLGIQRPGYGGGGQGGSQNRTVLTMEDLGMAVGEYGVNVKRSEFYR; encoded by the exons ATGTCTACCACCGCCCCCGAGAATGCCGAACAGGCACCTACCGCCCCGAACACGCAGGAGGTGGCGCCCCCTGCCGAaggaacagcagcagcagcgccggccgacgccgctgctGTCCCTGAGGCCGTCGCACCAGGCCCCGAGCCCAAGGCCATCACCCGCAAGGACATGTCCCTCCGCGAATTCTTGACCAAGATGGATGACTATGCCCCAATC ATCCCCGATGCCGTTACAAACTATTACATGACCAAGGCTGGCCTTCCCCCACCACCGCAGACCGACCCCCGCCTCGCGCgcctgctcgccctcgcgaCGCAAAAGTtcatcgccgacatctcCGCCGACGCCTACCAGTACAGCCGCATCCGCGCCTCCAACTCCAACGCGAATAACCCCATGGGTAacctcggcgctgccgcAGGCTTCCCCATCCCCGGCCAGCCCACAGGCCCGGCGGGCGCAAAGGACCAGGGCCGCGGTGGCCCCCTGGGCATCCAGAGGCCGggctacggcggcggtggacAGGGTGGCAGTCAAAACAGGACCGTCCTTACCATGGAGGATCTCGGCATGGCTGTCGGCGAGTACGGCGTCAACGTCAAGAGGAGCGAGTTCTACCGATGA
- a CDS encoding Putative small ribosomal subunit protein uS19, whose protein sequence is MDTRQSVSRVCSAVDTFHTLIIFAVRRSARERNRGWLARGVGSARSTGSSRDTDKFWKLGNSSRVALEKEHLKARLPNRRQGHHIAKTEKRSNKSPPEEIRVEGLPIVRPQPGQKVVPIRTQARSATILPNFVGLKFQVYNGKAYIDVTITEDMVGHKLGEFSPTRKPFIWTRL, encoded by the exons ATGGACACAaggcagtcagtcagtcgaGTATGTTCTGCTGTTGATACATTCCATACCCTAATCATATTCGCTGTTCGGAGGTCTGCAAGGGAGCGGAACCGTGGATGGCTGGCCCGGGG AGTCGGCTCCGCACGGAGCACCGGCTCATCACGTGACACGGACAAATTCTGGAAGCTCGGAAATTCTTCCCGCGTCGCACTCGAGAAGGAGCATCTGAAGGCGCGGCTACCAAATCGCAGACAGGGCCATCATATCGCAAAAACAGAAAAGAGGT CCAACAAGAGCCCTCCTGAAGAGATCCGTGTGGAAGG TCTCCCGATCGTACGGCCCCAGCCCGGACAGAAGGTTGTCCCCATCCGGACACAAGCCCGTTCTGCGACAATTCTGCCCAACTTCGTCGGCCTCAAATTCCAGGTCTACAACGGCAAAGCATACATCGACGTGACGATTACCGAAGACATGGTCGGACACAAACTGGGAGAGTTCTCGCC gacgaggaagccCTTCATCTGGACCAGATTGTAA
- a CDS encoding Putative glycoside hydrolase, family 5, glycoside hydrolase superfamily, with protein sequence MKFSNVALGAASVASVLAAPIDGAKEKRAGKFEFLGVNESGGEFGQTTLPGQLGKEYTWPNKTAIDTLRSQGLNTFRIGTMMERIIPDKLTGTINETYFSGLEDLVKDVTSKGSYAVIDPHNYGRYYGNIITSSADFGAWWKTVAARFKDNEKVIFDTNNEYHDMENSLVKDLNQAAIDNIRAAGATKQKIWIEGNSYSGAWHWIESGSGDALKDLTDPADATGKLLYYEMHQYLDTDGSGTNEACVSSTIGAERLAVATKWLKDNNKQGVLGEIGAGANEQCQTAVKGALQHLADNSEQWKGALWWAAGPWWADYMYSMEPTTGKAYTAYLPTLKTFA encoded by the exons ATGAAGTTCTCCAACGTTGCTCTGGGAGCCGCGTCCGTCGCGTCGGTCCTGGCGGCCCccatcgacggcgccaaggagaagcgcgccggcAAGTTTGAGTTCCTGGGCGTCAacgagagcggcggcgagtTTGGCCAAACCACGCTGCCCGGCCAGCTGGGCAAGGAGTACACATGGCCCAACAAGACTGCCATCGAT ACCTTGAGATCCCAGGGCCTCAACACCTTCCGTATCGGAACGATGATGGAGCGCATCATCCCTGACAAGCTGACCGGCACAATCAACGAGACGTACTTCTCTGGTCTTGAGGAT CTCGTCAAAGATGTTACGTCCAAGGGCTCCtacgccgtcatcgacccGCACAACTACGGGCGGTACTACggcaacatcatcaccagCTCGGCCGACTTTGGCGCCTGGTGGAAGACGGTGGCCGCCCGTTTCAAGGATAACGAGAAGGTCATCTTCGACACAAACAACGAGTATCACGACATGGAGAACTCGCTTGTCAAGGACCTGAACCAGGCAGCCATCGACAATATCCGGGCTGCGGGCGCCACGAAGCAGAAGATCTGGATCGAGGGCAACTCTTACTCGGGAGCCTGGCACTGG ATCGAGAGCGGCTCCGGCGACGCGCTCAAGGATCTCACGGACCCCGCGGATGCCACTGGCAAGCTCCTCTACTACGAGATGCACCAGTACCTCGACACGGACGGATCCGGCACCAACGAGGCGTGCGTCAGCAGCACGATCGGGGCGGAGCGCCTCGCGGTAGCGACCAAGTGGCTCAAGGACAACAACAAGCAGGGCGTGCTCGGGGAGATCGGGGCGGGCGCCAACGAGCAGTGCCAGACGGCCGTTAAAGGCGCCCTCCAGCACCTCGCCGACAACTCGGAGCAGTGGAAGGG AGCGCTTTGGTGGGCGGCGGGACCTTGGTGGGCGGATTACATGTACAGCATGGAGCCTACGACTGGAAAGGCGTACACGGCATACCTCCCGACGCTTAAGACGTTTGCTTGA
- a CDS encoding Putative SRP-independent targeting protein, giving the protein MVSPQITNLIIMLGMVQVSRKVPFDDPNVLNMCRAGYIASNLIIAIIYLYVQAQINKKKDLTTLKYVEPAPMGSSEEGKLVTTTIHAYDTTQLRAAFRSQAMGIAMMGFMHIYMKYTNPLLIQSIIPLKGALESNLVKIHVFGHPASGDLKRPFKAAAGLMQGLQGGSVQNDKKAIETAERAGRGGAKEE; this is encoded by the exons ATGGTCAGCCCTCAGAT CACCAACCTGATCATCATGCTTGGCATGGTCCAGGTCTCGCGCAAGGTCCCCTTCGATGACCCCAACGTCCTGAACATGTGCCGCGCCGGCTACATTGCCAGcaacctcatcatcgccatcatctacCTCTACGTCCAGGCCCAGATCAACAAGAAAAAGG ATCTGACGACGCTCAAGTACGTTGAGCCGGCGCCTATGGGTTCCTCTGAGGAGGGCAAGCTCGTCACGACGACGATCCACGCCTACGACACGACCCAGCTCCGCGCGGCCTTCCGCTCCCAGGCTATGGGTATCGCCATGATGGGCTTCATGCACATCTACATGAAGTACACCAACCCCCTCCTCATCCAGTCCATTATTCCCCTCAAGGGCGCCCTCGAGAGCAACCTCGTCAAGATCCACGTCTTCGGCCATCCTGCCTCTGGCGACCTCAAGCGCCCcttcaaggccgccgccggcctgaTGCAGGGTCTCCAGGGCGGTTCCGTCCAGAACGACaagaaggccatcgagacCGCCGAGCGTGCCGGTCGCGGTGGTGCCAAGGAGGAGTAA
- a CDS encoding Putative DNA-binding domain superfamily, XPA domain superfamily: protein MVRPSTPPPNPASAPRPAATPPTPAATRRMEESRLRAKAIRDRRDAELAASGAPSAPKTASGFVSTQDVHITKAGASQPSDLSRKRPHSSISTAADPRQPHPATNRDARDTQAAPRPARNFAKFVDFNMSAMTDTKGGFLTAEDDPHNTALVPKTKPGGGGPPQEEKPKGMSSQEWERLQLLRKLRRQKAGPFEPGLSVLADDTARKLCADCGSLEIDFVWDEVFGVRVCHACKDAHPDKYSLLTKTECKEDYLLTDEELKDPELLPHLSRPNPHKSHWHDMMLFLRLQVEEYAFTTKWGSAEKLDAEFARREADKKRRKEAKFREKLNDLKRKTRTEAIRRQQATVAAGAGPKGFGDSVGGGRHVHDWGRAVENEDGMTVKTCNGCGMEVEELEF, encoded by the exons ATGGTCCGcccctcaacaccaccgccgaACCCGGCATCCGCACCGCGGCCCGCTGCGACACCACCAACCCCAGCGGCAACCCGTCGCATG GAAGAATCTCGACTTCGAGCCAAAGCCATCCGCGACCGCCGTGATGCCGAGCTGGCTGCCTCTGGTGCCCCTTCCGCCCCCaagacggcctcgggctTTGTATCGACCCAAGATGTCCACATTACAAAGGCAGGCGCCTCCCAACCGTCTGACCTCTCCCGTAAACGCCCGCACTCATCCATCTCGACCGCTGCCGACCCGCGCCAGCCGCATCCGGCGACGAACCGCGATGCCCGCGACACCCAAGCTGCGCCCCGGCCGGCGCGCAACTTTGCCAAGTTTGTCGACTTCAACATGTCCGCCATGACGGACACGAAAGGCGGCTTTCTTACGGCTGAGGACGATCCACACAACACCGCGCTCGTGCCCAAGACGAAaccgggcggcggcggccccccacaggaggagaagcccaaggGCATGTCGTCGCAGGAGTGGGAACGCCTTCAGTTGCTGCGCAAGCTCCGCCGCCAAAAGGCCGGCCCCTTCGAGCCGGGCCTCAGCGTGCTCGCTGACGACACCGCCCGCAAGCTGTGCGCCGACTGCGGCTCCCTCGAGATCGACTTCGTGTGGGACGAGGTGTTTGGCGTACGCGTCTGTCACGCGTGCAAGGACGCCCACCCAGACAAGTACTCTCTGCTGACCAAGACCGAATGTAAGGAGGACTACCTCCTCACGGAtgaggagctcaaggaccCGGAGCTGCTGCCGCACTTGTCGCGTCCTAACCCGCACAAGTCGCACTGGCACGACATGATGCTTTTCTTGCGCCTCCAAGTCGAGGAGTACGCCTTCACGACCAAGTGGGGAtccgccgagaagctcgatgCCGAGTTCGCTCGCCGCGAGGCCGATAAGAAGCGCCGCAAGGAGGCCAAGTTCCGCGAGAAGCTCAACGACCTCAAGCGCAAGACGCGCACTGAGGCCATCCGCAGGCAGCaggccaccgtcgccgccggcgccggcccaaAAGGGTTTGGCGACtcggtcggcggcgggcgccaCGTCCACGACTGgggccgcgccgtcgagaacgaggaTGGCATGACGGTGAAGACCTGCAACGGCTGCGGCATGGAGGTCGAGGAGTTGGAGTTTTAG